TTAATTAATGCAAACAACACATCCATTTCCGAAATAGAAAAGATAACAACAAATATAGAATCTTCATTTAAAGACTTAACTAATAATCCTACACTAAAAGATATAAAAATCGCAAATACATCACTATCCAATCATATAAAACTAGAAAAGAAAAGTCTTAAATACGAAATAATATACTGGATCAATCAAAACATTTTTATTTTCTGGATATCCATCTATATATCATCCCTCATATTAATATGGTTAATTATATTTTTAGCAAAACCATTATGGATTTTAAACGTTAACGAAAGTATAAAATCATATACAGAATTTCAACTGCCATCTTGGTTAGGAGGAATGAAGTTACCTTTTAATTTAGTACTTATTGTTGGTTTTTTTCATTACCGACCTAGGGTTCTTGATGCTTGGGTTAAATCACATATATATTCAGCCCGTGAGCGTTTCTCCCAAAAAAGCACTGTATATGATAGAAAGGTTTATATCCCTGTACCTGTGGAAATAGATGGCGAGTTACTAGACTCATTAACCCTTACAGCATTAGAGAAAAGAACTAGAAAAAAAAAGTTCTGCTTACTTATTTCAGGAGAAGGGGGCTCAGGTAAGACAAGTCTTGCTTGCCAAATCGCAAAGTTAGTAATGGAAGAAGAAAAAAATAATAGGCCTTCTTACCATATTATGCTACCAATATTATTAGAACATGAACTGGACGTAAATCTATCAGAAGACAGTGATACTTTACTGACAGTAATTGGAAGACAGCTACAAGACTTAATTGAATCCCCAGCACCTATTCCTGAAAGGCTATTACAATACTTACTCCAATATCAACGCCTTTTAGTTATAGTTGATCACTTTTCTGAAATGACCACGGAGTCATGCAAGCAATTTCATCCAGAAATACATACTTTTTCAATTAATGCTTTAATAATAACTTCTCGAAATGAAGAAAATCTTGGTGGTTGCATTAAATCAGTAATTAAACCACTAAGAGTTTCTGGTAATCATTTATCATCATTTATGGAAGCCTACTTGGTTAAACGGCAGAAAAGAAATTTATTTGATGATTCAACTTTCTTCAAATACTGTAGTAAACTTTCTTCAATAATCAGTAATAGAGAAATTACTGTTATGCTAGTAAAGCTGTATGCTGAACTAATTATTTCAAAAGTGGAAAGCAATTGTGAAGCCCAACTACCAGAAAGCATACCAGATTTAATGTTAAGTTACCTGAATAACCTTAATAAAAACATTCATAAAAAAAAGTTAGATGACCTAACAGTCCATCGCGATATGAAAACTATCGCCTGGGTATCTCTCAAAACAAATTTCCAGCCATCATCACCTCTTATTGCTGAGGTACTTTCTGAAATGGAAGGAGAAAACAAACAAGAGCGACTTAAATACCTTGCAAATCAACTAAGAATAATTCATTTTATTCAACCTGCACAAGAGCGTATACGCATAGCACTTGACCCCCTTGCAGAGTACCTTGCAGGTATAAAAATAGTGGAATCATTTGCTGAACAAACACATTTTTGGCATACTTTTTTCCATGAAATCGATGACAAAATCATCTCACGTAAGCATATTCATGGATTTTTACTTGCTATATGGGATTGCTGTCTTGCCAATCAAAGTCATATTGCTATCCCCCTCTTTATTTACGATGAGCTCAGCCTAAAAGTTGAGAGATCTGCAGCAATGGAGCAAGAGTAGCAGCTTGCTTAACTTTTCCTAATTATCACTATACCTAAGCCATTAACTGCTGTATATTTGAACAGCATGGAAACTTAATTGAGAAGGTATAAATAATGGCTATCAACAAAGTTCAATTTCAAAAAGGCCTGAGTTTAAACGAGTTTCTCAAACAATATGGTACAGAAGAACAATGCTTTAATACCTTATACAAATTGCGATGGCCAGAAGGTTTTCAGTGCCCCAATTGTGGATACGACAAATGCTGTCAACTCACTACTAGAAAGCTTCAGCAGTGCTATAAATGTCACCAGCAAACATCTGTAACTGCAGGTACTATCTTTGAATCAACCAAATTACCATTAAAGACTTGGTTCCAAGGGATGTATTTGATCTCCCAAGACAAAAAAGGTATATCAGCCATAGAATTACATCGCCATTTAGGTATTTCCTATCAAGCTGCCTGGAGAATGA
This genomic interval from Spartinivicinus ruber contains the following:
- a CDS encoding HEAT repeat domain-containing protein, which codes for MKKTISEVKATIKSIITVNRLVVFAFAIIGNYALCSTNKQVEDVDLYINKLQNKSSITAIRELGFLGEKASKAVPYLANFINDECPNTYDRNYSSSYHKCYEAINALGRIGAASVKVLISKLNTNNTRVVKSIIQTIGNIGTPASHSISYLADFIQGECDDICDEAITALSKIGQPAVNILISKLSNEKVTDDIIIAIGAIGPNAYTAIPFLENFINDECNSSCFAAIDSLEKIGEKSIDTLLEYINSKNQLLQEYILNAIGEIGNSTDKVIIPLSGLINDDCNDICFTAVEALGKLGKPAVKILKNKLESNNEVLLERIIYAIGVIGKSASNTIPHLKSKLTSTNNIDIKNSIILTLGKIGQKSKSAVPELINLLDTPINDSLTFYNNNYNTVINTINTLGKIGMAASPSLPKLAKLFYKHRKNEELCHIIIKNTNDILKDSLINANNTSISEIEKITTNIESSFKDLTNNPTLKDIKIANTSLSNHIKLEKKSLKYEIIYWINQNIFIFWISIYISSLILIWLIIFLAKPLWILNVNESIKSYTEFQLPSWLGGMKLPFNLVLIVGFFHYRPRVLDAWVKSHIYSARERFSQKSTVYDRKVYIPVPVEIDGELLDSLTLTALEKRTRKKKFCLLISGEGGSGKTSLACQIAKLVMEEEKNNRPSYHIMLPILLEHELDVNLSEDSDTLLTVIGRQLQDLIESPAPIPERLLQYLLQYQRLLVIVDHFSEMTTESCKQFHPEIHTFSINALIITSRNEENLGGCIKSVIKPLRVSGNHLSSFMEAYLVKRQKRNLFDDSTFFKYCSKLSSIISNREITVMLVKLYAELIISKVESNCEAQLPESIPDLMLSYLNNLNKNIHKKKLDDLTVHRDMKTIAWVSLKTNFQPSSPLIAEVLSEMEGENKQERLKYLANQLRIIHFIQPAQERIRIALDPLAEYLAGIKIVESFAEQTHFWHTFFHEIDDKIISRKHIHGFLLAIWDCCLANQSHIAIPLFIYDELSLKVERSAAMEQE